AATATCAAGGATAGCAAATTATTCTTGTTGAAGCTCTAACTAATGTAATAGGAGAGAAGCGTATACATGCATTTTTACACAATGTACATTCACCTTGATAATCTGAGATTGGATTAGACATGATATTATGGTCCCTGTTCGAGATATCGGGCCAACAAAGAATAGGGCTCGAGGAAGGTAACAAAGCGACATAATCACAGAGCATCAGTGACATGATGAGAGGATAGTGATGATCTATACAAACAATTTGGAGTATTAATCTCAAAGGTTTAATAAAGCTTTCATGAGGTGGGGATGAGTCCCAAAATTTGATTCCTTATCATCCCCATGCATTTCTGTATCTCAGTGTAGATCGGAAGGTTCTGCGAACACAGGGGTTTCAAGCTTTTAACTGCCGAGTCTATTATCTGGGCGACCTCGGCCGGTGGAAATTGCCTTTCTGTACAATTCTGCaagacagaaaaaaaaaaaaaagaaagaaagaaagcagACCATAGTGAATTTACGGAACTCATTTTGttaaatgatttttatttttatatttttgttaactttttttttttttcctgggaATTCTGTTTGACCTGACCCGGTAAAAAACACAAGCTCATGAACTATGGCCTGGCCAGTGCGATTTCCAATCTGGCTATGACTAATTAGGGGTTAACGAAgaatttcattgtattaagtTCCTTTTGCCCAGAATTTGCGAAACTAGGCTGGACTGGAATGGCTAGCAGCAACCAAGGAGATCTCTTACCTGGATGATGAGCAATGTTGCAACACAACTGGCTATGAGTTCTGAAGGGATTTTCCGAGAATTCTCATCGAGTGAATCAGTCAACTTAAGCACGGGTCCATGACTTGCTCCTGGATTGGGTGACCGGGAAGCAGCCATTTGATCTTGTGATTCCGAATTAATGAGAACTGAATTGGACAGGAGAAAATCCTGGGCTGCAAGCTGATTGTTTACAAAATCTACAGCTTCCTCGAACCCATCTAGACCCTTTGCATCCTTAAACAAGGACGATGCTGCCTGAGAAAATGGTTGATTTCGCATTGAGGTTGGAATGAGTAAGATGCAAGGGAAGATAAAAGAAAGCTCAATCATCATCATtggcatttatttttatgttggTGGTAGAAAAGATTAATATCCTGAAAATCAGAGGGAAAACAATTCGAGCGGCCTTGCAGTCCACCacatactctttttttttttcttttttttgcttggCTACTGATAACAAAAGCTTAGGACCGCAGTAGCAGTAGCAAGAACGACCATAAAAAAGGGGGAACAACAAATGCAAAAACCAGAAAGATCCTCTGGTATTTTGAATGCCATTTAAATACCTGTAAAGCAGCAACAACCATTTCCCGAGCTTTAGTTCTAGAGCTTTCGATTATGTGGGAGACACGAGGGCCGAAATCTCCACGTCTACATGAAAAATCAATAGAGCTTAGCTGAATGCAAGGGTCAACCAATGTAGTTGCAGGTTTTGGGTGAACATTCTCTTGATACGAGTTTCTTTGCCTCAAGCAACATAAAGCTGAAGAAACCTGCGAGGAGAACATAGATATTAGCAGAAGCACTTCTACATAATAATACGAGGGCATGAAAGCTTGAAAGAGATCCATATAAATTCATGCCTGCTGATTAAGATCATTTAACTGTAAAAGCGTGGCAGCATAAGTCTTCGTAAAAGGTTCCGAATCCTTTAGACAATCTACCCCATCTTTCTGGTATTCAGACACCTCATCGTTCATTCGTCTGAGTTCCAAGAGGACAGCTTCCTACAGTTTCCAAGACAATTCATCAATTCTTGGATttagacctttttttttttccaaattcatCTAATTTTACCATGGTCAACCCATTACTaaaaacaaagagagagagagagggaatagAGAAGCAGGCAATAGGCAAATAGGTTATAGAACAACTACACATGGCTGAGAATATGGAAGAAATTTGTAGCGATACACATTCATATATAAGAAAAGAAGCATGTGTATTAGAAGTATCAGGACGCCTATGAGACTAAGTGGGTGTGCAATAACCTTTTTGTCAAGAGCACGTGTAAGTTCAGACAGAGCTAGAATATCAGCTTCCCTTGCTTGAATTTGTTCGCTATCAGAAGCCTGAGAATTACTTGCTTGCAACAGGGTAGCATTTTCACTATGAGAAAGCCCTAATGTGACCTGTAAATTGCAGTCAGATGAACCACCCTGCCCAAATAATATCTGCTCAGAAGAACCACCACAGAAATAATTGTGCAACTAGAGAATTTATGTGTGACCATGGAACTAACCCGTAAAAGTGAGATATGAGAGTATATAAGAGAGCCCAAAGTAATTTAGGCATCAAGTCAAATGGAAAAGACCACCTTTATAATTATGTTCAGAATGGCAAGGAATCAGAAATAGCGGCTAACCTCTGGTAGCTTTGATGTCTTGATGATTTCAACAGTTGATGTTGTTGAATGGGATAAACCATTCATTTCATCCTGCCTCTTGGTTGTTGGTAATTCCAAAGACTGGtccatcatcaaatttttcatttgtgCACTTAAACAAGGGCCACTGCTGTTCTCATTCAATTTCTTGGAAGTATGAATGGATCTAGCAGGAGATTCAGGAATATTTTCCAACAGAGTTAAAGGCATGCAATCAATATCCTGCAATAGAAAAGTTATTTTACTGAGCAAATATATTACAGACTAAGCTAAATATGTTTACTTCATCAAGGGCAACTCACATAGAGTGCACCTATCCTACGGAAAATAACACATCTGAGAGGAGAAAAAGCCATTATTGTCTTTGTCCCAAGAGGATCTACTTCAAGTGAACTTTAAGTGTTACTGAGACAGTTGCAAAGCAGATGTTCATGATATCACCAGGAAACACATTAATCTGTTTCTCTAGGAGAAAGTTAtatactttcttttttgataaaGTATAATATGTTAGTTGGTGAAGAGAGAAATGTATACATAAATTATGACAAGAATCAATTACCTTCACCCAGTGAATCCCTAGTTCCAGCTGTTCAAATTGAATGAGACAACTGCTATGTTCCACTGTTAATACATAGCCTCCGTGAATCTCTCTGCTTTTCGGGTGAATGACAATAACACGTTGTCCTGTAAATAATGGTTGGGGTAAATCGCTTGGAAGCACCTCCAAAGTTCCAGAACGAAATGAAGTATGATGCTTCCTGACAGTTTTCCGATGCTGAACGAGCTtctccctttcttcttccaaGAAGTGCTTTGAAAACCTCCGAGGTTTGCCAAGAGAACTGCATAACAGATATCCAAGTTATTGACCCTGGTAGCAGCCATTCTTCTGTGAGAGCTTTCACAAGAAGCATGTTGCTACTGAGATTattcaaattgaaaaataaataaaataccttCTGATCACTCCCCACTCCACACGAGTTAAACATGGAACATGGCCCAGCCCAACATGATCCAAGTACTCAGCAAACTCCCTCCTAGCAAACCATGGGTAATCAATGGCACTATAGAACCACTCGAAGATGCACCATCTCCTTGCTTGGTATTTGGATAAGAAATGGTGAAGCTTTTCCTGAAGCAATAGATGTCTTTTTAAACATAAGAAACATGAAAGATTTCAACTTGATAGAAAATGGCTTTCACAGATACGACCTTAGGATTTACTTCTGTGTCATGGAACCAATGAGTTGATATTTTTAGCTGATCCCGTTTAAAATTCTCCAGAAACTTGTTATCACGTTGACTGTTCTTTTTTAGACCTGGATTGGACCTCCTCTTAACCTTGTTGAAGTTCATGACGCTTGTAGAGTGAACCTCATTTGAATCCATTTTAAGATCAGTACTTGATGTAGTACATTCTGGagttttcttcatcttctgt
The sequence above is drawn from the Punica granatum isolate Tunisia-2019 chromosome 5, ASM765513v2, whole genome shotgun sequence genome and encodes:
- the LOC116207034 gene encoding protein ALWAYS EARLY 3-like isoform X2, whose product is MAPSRKSRSINRRIPFANEVPWEKAEGDANKNCQRKRKLSDMLGPEWSKEELEGFYEAYRKYGKDWKKVAAAIRYRSAEMVEALFSMNRAYLSLPEGTASVVGLVAMMTDHYAMMGRSDNEQDSSDGEGASRKPQKCTRAKLLQNNSKKIDRNLPDLQKLNSDVPSDGCLSLLKKRRSGSETPVVGRRTPRIPVSYSHDRDFGARLCSPNKQAFKQKINANDDYDVAHEVAVALTEASQRGGSPNLSQTPKGKSAKAKASPIRNGNGMHAGSQSSSAKPHDSEFEGGCELSLGSSEGTGIVVLNKGKKQPKKMLEVKESAHYDDIKEACSGTEEGERGNVFKKKLENRVSRTKNARSPSKGLRKKSKKILFGEDRDSTFDALQTLADLSLMMPASTVDSNLPVQIKEEREKTDTVEQSKRKGNLSVPTEFNCPGTSETIKAIGCETNAVDELKEEVHSNAGIPKRKQRSSPFRIPKANASLDSRRTDSQKIEASKTKGESSSQHTSQSRQQKMKKTPECTTSSTDLKMDSNEVHSTSVMNFNKVKRRSNPGLKKNSQRDNKFLENFKRDQLKISTHWFHDTEVNPKEKLHHFLSKYQARRWCIFEWFYSAIDYPWFARREFAEYLDHVGLGHVPCLTRVEWGVIRSSLGKPRRFSKHFLEEEREKLVQHRKTVRKHHTSFRSGTLEVLPSDLPQPLFTGQRVIVIHPKSREIHGGYVLTVEHSSCLIQFEQLELGIHWVKDIDCMPLTLLENIPESPARSIHTSKKLNENSSGPCLSAQMKNLMMDQSLELPTTKRQDEMNGLSHSTTSTVEIIKTSKLPEVTLGLSHSENATLLQASNSQASDSEQIQAREADILALSELTRALDKKEAVLLELRRMNDEVSEYQKDGVDCLKDSEPFTKTYAATLLQLNDLNQQVSSALCCLRQRNSYQENVHPKPATTLVDPCIQLSSIDFSCRRGDFGPRVSHIIESSRTKAREMVVAALQAASSLFKDAKGLDGFEEAVDFVNNQLAAQDFLLSNSVLINSESQDQMAASRSPNPGASHGPVLKLTDSLDENSRKIPSELIASCVATLLIIQNCTERQFPPAEVAQIIDSAVKSLKPLCSQNLPIYTEIQKCMGMIRNQILGLIPTS
- the LOC116207034 gene encoding protein ALWAYS EARLY 3-like isoform X3, with amino-acid sequence MAPSRKSRSINRRIPFANEVPWEKAEGDANKNCQRKRKLSDMLGPEWSKEELEGFYEAYRKYGKDWKKVAAAIRYRSAEMVEALFSMNRAYLSLPEGTASVVGLVAMMTDHYAMMGRSDNEQDSSDGEGASRKPQKCTRAKLLQNNSKKIDRNLPDLQKLNSDVPSDGCLSLLKKRRSGSETPVVGRRTPRIPVSYSHDRDFGARLCSPNKQAFKQKINANDDYDVAHEVAVALTEASQRGGSPNLSQTPKGKSAKAKASPIRNGNGMHAGSQSSSAKPHDSEFEGGCELSLGSSEGTGIVVLNKGKKQPKKMLEVKESAHYDDIKEACSGTEEGERGNVFKKKLENRVSRTKNARSPSKGLRKKSKKILFGEDRDSTFDALQTLADLSLMMPASTVDSNLPVQIKEEREKTDTVEQSKRKGNLSVPTEFNCPGTSETIKAIGCETNAVDELKEEVHSNAGIPKRKQRSSPFRIPKANASLDSRRTDSQKIEASKTKGESSSQHTSQSRQQKMKKTPECTTSSTDLKMDSNEVHSTSVMNFNKVKRRSNPGLKKNSQRDNKFLENFKRDQLKISTHWFHDTEVNPKEKLHHFLSKYQARRWCIFEWFYSAIDYPWFARREFAEYLDHVGLGHVPCLTRVEWGVIRSSLGKPRRFSKHFLEEEREKLVQHRKTVRKHHTSFRSGTLEVLPSDLPQPLFTGQRVIVIHPKSREIHGGYVLTVEHSSCLIQFEQLELGIHWVKDIDCMPLTLLENIPESPARSIHTSKKLNENSSGPCLSAQMKNLMMDQSLELPTTKRQDEMNGLSHSTTSTVEIIKTSKLPEGGSSDCNLQVTLGLSHSENATLLQASNSQASDSEQIQAREADILALSELTRALDKKVSSALCCLRQRNSYQENVHPKPATTLVDPCIQLSSIDFSCRRGDFGPRVSHIIESSRTKAREMVVAALQAASSLFKDAKGLDGFEEAVDFVNNQLAAQDFLLSNSVLINSESQDQMAASRSPNPGASHGPVLKLTDSLDENSRKIPSELIASCVATLLIIQNCTERQFPPAEVAQIIDSAVKSLKPLCSQNLPIYTEIQKCMGMIRNQILGLIPTS
- the LOC116207034 gene encoding protein ALWAYS EARLY 3-like isoform X1; translated protein: MAPSRKSRSINRRIPFANEVPWEKAEGDANKNCQRKRKLSDMLGPEWSKEELEGFYEAYRKYGKDWKKVAAAIRYRSAEMVEALFSMNRAYLSLPEGTASVVGLVAMMTDHYAMMGRSDNEQDSSDGEGASRKPQKCTRAKLLQNNSKKIDRNLPDLQKLNSDVPSDGCLSLLKKRRSGSETPVVGRRTPRIPVSYSHDRDFGARLCSPNKQAFKQKINANDDYDVAHEVAVALTEASQRGGSPNLSQTPKGKSAKAKASPIRNGNGMHAGSQSSSAKPHDSEFEGGCELSLGSSEGTGIVVLNKGKKQPKKMLEVKESAHYDDIKEACSGTEEGERGNVFKKKLENRVSRTKNARSPSKGLRKKSKKILFGEDRDSTFDALQTLADLSLMMPASTVDSNLPVQIKEEREKTDTVEQSKRKGNLSVPTEFNCPGTSETIKAIGCETNAVDELKEEVHSNAGIPKRKQRSSPFRIPKANASLDSRRTDSQKIEASKTKGESSSQHTSQSRQQKMKKTPECTTSSTDLKMDSNEVHSTSVMNFNKVKRRSNPGLKKNSQRDNKFLENFKRDQLKISTHWFHDTEVNPKEKLHHFLSKYQARRWCIFEWFYSAIDYPWFARREFAEYLDHVGLGHVPCLTRVEWGVIRSSLGKPRRFSKHFLEEEREKLVQHRKTVRKHHTSFRSGTLEVLPSDLPQPLFTGQRVIVIHPKSREIHGGYVLTVEHSSCLIQFEQLELGIHWVKDIDCMPLTLLENIPESPARSIHTSKKLNENSSGPCLSAQMKNLMMDQSLELPTTKRQDEMNGLSHSTTSTVEIIKTSKLPEGGSSDCNLQVTLGLSHSENATLLQASNSQASDSEQIQAREADILALSELTRALDKKEAVLLELRRMNDEVSEYQKDGVDCLKDSEPFTKTYAATLLQLNDLNQQVSSALCCLRQRNSYQENVHPKPATTLVDPCIQLSSIDFSCRRGDFGPRVSHIIESSRTKAREMVVAALQAASSLFKDAKGLDGFEEAVDFVNNQLAAQDFLLSNSVLINSESQDQMAASRSPNPGASHGPVLKLTDSLDENSRKIPSELIASCVATLLIIQNCTERQFPPAEVAQIIDSAVKSLKPLCSQNLPIYTEIQKCMGMIRNQILGLIPTS